A single region of the Streptomyces sp. NBC_00236 genome encodes:
- a CDS encoding TetR/AcrR family transcriptional regulator codes for MAYRKTPAEIQRLESAREHLVSRATDVVAEVGWSGASVTAVADAAGIAAGSVYQHFASKAALAVEVFRRAAGHEVDVLESVLNGSGTPVERLADGVRVFAGRALESRGLAHALLAAPADAAVGAERLVFRRRYRALFAEVIREGMAQGLLPPQNGEVTAAALTGAIGEVLVAPLGAPKNDDQDILAELTAMALRCAGAAPASAHP; via the coding sequence ATGGCCTACCGGAAGACCCCAGCCGAAATTCAGCGTCTCGAATCGGCCCGCGAGCATCTGGTCAGCCGGGCGACCGACGTCGTCGCCGAAGTGGGCTGGTCAGGGGCGTCCGTGACCGCGGTCGCCGACGCCGCGGGCATCGCGGCGGGCTCGGTGTACCAGCACTTCGCGTCGAAGGCCGCTCTCGCGGTCGAGGTCTTCCGGCGGGCGGCGGGGCACGAGGTGGACGTCCTCGAATCCGTGCTGAACGGTTCGGGGACCCCGGTCGAGCGGCTCGCCGACGGCGTGCGGGTCTTCGCCGGTCGCGCCCTCGAAAGCCGTGGCCTGGCCCACGCCCTGCTCGCCGCGCCGGCCGACGCGGCGGTCGGCGCGGAACGGCTCGTCTTCCGTCGCCGCTACCGGGCGCTGTTCGCCGAAGTGATCCGCGAGGGCATGGCGCAGGGACTGCTGCCGCCCCAGAACGGGGAGGTCACCGCCGCCGCGCTCACCGGCGCGATCGGCGAGGTCCTCGTGGCGCCGCTCGGCGCACCGAAGAACGACGACCAGGACATCCTCGCCGAGCTGACCGCCATGGCGCTGCGCTGCGCGGGCGCGGCCCCCGCGTCCGCGCACCCCTGA
- a CDS encoding BNR-4 repeat-containing protein: protein MRRPTARAYAASAAALAALLTPGPAAQAADPDRAAAATTVIEKVPYAMDSSNQAAWWTPAATYKGRGQYTYFAFNEPGATAATHRPAIARRDPDGVWSRLPLLAANGQQAEFPDDNGHNQPSVARDGNGRLHVFTSMHANPWRYFRTEAPGGAVTDHAAELPDQGEAITYPVVTTAPNGDLYLAARVGAGSDQRPGKLYRWDNAASRWSVVATFAGALNRSVYPDDLTVDAAGRVHLLYEWAKAPATAFRHQLSYLRYDPATGAFADSAGAAVSTPVTPATSDVIQELTTGEEWSIDNTYPGPAVQSAKLTLDGSTPKVAYRYRSADSGGDFRVYYAYPSGSSWLRQTVYADGQTAAALGITWDETDAGRVYYVTTSGTDRVFAATRPGTTWTSQSAAPGVSADRLAVRRDSDGNDVLYLPDTAHNSLYYGLR, encoded by the coding sequence TTGCGACGTCCCACGGCACGCGCGTACGCCGCCTCGGCCGCTGCCCTGGCCGCCCTGCTCACGCCCGGCCCTGCCGCCCAGGCCGCCGACCCGGACCGCGCGGCGGCCGCGACGACGGTGATCGAGAAGGTCCCGTACGCGATGGACTCGTCGAACCAGGCCGCCTGGTGGACGCCCGCAGCGACGTACAAGGGCCGCGGCCAGTACACGTACTTCGCCTTCAACGAGCCCGGCGCGACGGCCGCGACGCACCGCCCGGCCATCGCCCGCCGCGACCCGGACGGCGTGTGGAGCCGACTGCCGCTGCTCGCCGCGAACGGACAGCAGGCCGAGTTCCCCGACGACAACGGCCACAACCAGCCGTCGGTCGCACGCGACGGCAACGGCCGCCTCCACGTGTTCACCTCCATGCACGCCAACCCCTGGCGCTACTTCCGCACCGAGGCCCCCGGCGGGGCCGTCACGGACCACGCGGCCGAACTGCCCGACCAGGGCGAGGCGATCACCTACCCGGTCGTGACCACCGCCCCCAACGGCGACCTGTACCTGGCCGCCCGCGTCGGCGCCGGCTCCGACCAGCGCCCCGGCAAGCTGTACCGCTGGGACAACGCCGCATCACGCTGGAGCGTGGTCGCCACGTTCGCCGGCGCGCTGAACCGTTCCGTGTACCCCGACGACCTGACGGTCGACGCCGCCGGGCGCGTACACCTCCTCTACGAGTGGGCCAAGGCACCCGCGACCGCGTTCCGGCACCAGCTCTCCTACCTCCGCTACGACCCGGCGACCGGCGCCTTCGCGGACAGCGCGGGCGCGGCCGTCAGCACTCCGGTGACGCCGGCCACGTCCGACGTGATCCAGGAGCTCACCACGGGTGAGGAGTGGAGCATCGACAACACCTACCCGGGCCCGGCGGTGCAGAGCGCCAAGCTCACCCTCGACGGCTCCACCCCGAAGGTCGCCTATCGCTACCGCTCGGCCGACAGCGGCGGCGACTTCCGCGTGTACTACGCGTACCCGAGCGGCAGCAGCTGGCTCCGCCAGACCGTGTACGCCGACGGCCAGACCGCCGCGGCCCTCGGCATCACCTGGGACGAGACGGACGCGGGCCGCGTCTACTACGTGACCACCTCCGGCACCGACCGCGTCTTCGCCGCGACCCGGCCGGGCACCACATGGACCTCGCAGTCCGCCGCACCGGGCGTGAGCGCGGACCGGCTCGCGGTGCGGCGGGACTCGGACGGGAACGACGTGCTGTACCTGCCGGACACCGCACACAACTCGCTCTATTACGGGCTGCGTTGA
- a CDS encoding molybdopterin-dependent oxidoreductase — MGDSRRQSPTPPAFRSRLLGGRATTILERSPSAPGFWRSPVRGVPFTAVLGLVLLVGITVLFVTGLLSYAAYNPDLNPVNDKTPDKGLLGLYLFAWPTGPHWLYRLTQGLHVTLGIVLVPVLLAKLWSVVPRLFALPPARSLGHALERISLLLLVGGALFEFVTGLLNIQLEYLFPGSFYPLHFYGAWVFFAAFLAHAVLRAPQAVRVLRSGGLSRKVPDDPLEAPAPAPPTLSRRGALAMVGAGSLVLLITSAGRSFDGPLRRLAALTPHGAAEPGSGPGGFQINKTAAAVGVTPTDTGVGWWLTVSGPAGNQRFTREQLLAMDQYSAALPIACVEGWSTSDQWWRGVRLRDLAALAGYPDDAPGVLVESVQRRGPFRRAALRDNQVRDPRSLLALQVNGEDLTPDHGYPARIIVPAAPGVLNTKWVSRLTFGEL, encoded by the coding sequence ATGGGCGACAGCCGTCGGCAGAGTCCGACCCCACCCGCGTTCCGCTCCCGTCTTCTCGGCGGACGTGCGACCACCATCCTCGAACGCTCACCCTCCGCGCCGGGGTTCTGGCGCAGCCCGGTGCGAGGCGTGCCGTTCACCGCGGTGCTCGGCCTCGTGCTGCTCGTCGGCATCACGGTGCTGTTCGTGACCGGGCTGCTGTCCTACGCGGCGTACAACCCGGACCTGAATCCGGTCAACGACAAGACCCCGGACAAGGGCCTGCTGGGCTTATACCTCTTCGCCTGGCCGACCGGGCCGCACTGGCTGTACCGGCTGACGCAGGGGCTGCACGTCACCCTCGGAATCGTGCTCGTCCCGGTTCTGCTGGCCAAGCTCTGGTCGGTCGTGCCGAGACTCTTCGCGCTGCCGCCGGCCCGTTCCCTGGGCCATGCGCTGGAGCGGATCTCGTTGCTCCTCCTGGTGGGCGGGGCGCTGTTCGAGTTCGTCACCGGGCTGCTGAACATCCAGCTGGAATACCTGTTCCCGGGTTCGTTCTACCCGCTCCACTTCTACGGGGCGTGGGTGTTCTTCGCCGCGTTCCTCGCCCATGCAGTGCTCCGGGCGCCGCAGGCCGTACGCGTCCTCAGGTCGGGCGGTCTCAGCCGGAAGGTGCCGGACGATCCGTTGGAGGCGCCCGCACCCGCGCCGCCGACCCTGTCGCGCCGCGGGGCCCTGGCGATGGTGGGGGCAGGTTCGCTGGTCCTGCTGATCACCTCGGCAGGACGCAGCTTCGACGGACCGCTGCGGCGGCTCGCCGCGCTCACTCCGCACGGCGCGGCCGAGCCGGGGTCCGGACCGGGCGGCTTCCAGATCAACAAAACGGCCGCCGCGGTCGGCGTGACCCCTACCGATACGGGGGTGGGCTGGTGGCTCACCGTCAGCGGTCCGGCCGGGAACCAACGGTTCACCCGGGAACAGCTCCTTGCCATGGACCAGTACAGCGCGGCGCTGCCGATCGCGTGCGTGGAGGGCTGGTCCACCTCGGACCAGTGGTGGCGCGGCGTCAGGCTGAGGGATCTGGCGGCGCTCGCCGGATACCCGGACGATGCCCCGGGGGTGCTCGTGGAGTCCGTACAGCGACGCGGGCCGTTCCGCCGGGCCGCCCTCCGTGACAACCAGGTGCGCGACCCGCGCTCGCTGCTGGCCCTCCAGGTCAACGGCGAGGACCTGACACCCGACCACGGTTATCCGGCACGGATCATCGTCCCGGCCGCCCCCGGCGTACTCAACACCAAATGGGTGTCCCGGCTGACGTTCGGAGAGCTGTGA
- a CDS encoding class I SAM-dependent methyltransferase — MNRTGRDQGVLSPPHEDATAWDTGSWGTDPYANALRNGHGPLFLRRTDGWLLPLDVERWCAGADAADLSALRRCEGPVLDIGCGPGRLVAALAARGHRALGIDVSAAAVDRTLRLGGSALRRSVFEPLPGEGRWGTVLLLDGNVGIGGDPSGLLRRTADLLAPGGLLIAETAPQDIDERVRVQLDDGRAPAAGPAPAAPFPWARLGTSALLRYARPHGLRSVDQWDADGRSFVSLRRGRSIRATSQTPDSRNSAAVISSQFPRNTSGDSPLAPS; from the coding sequence ATGAACCGCACAGGCCGCGATCAAGGTGTGCTGAGCCCTCCGCACGAGGACGCCACCGCGTGGGACACCGGCTCGTGGGGCACCGACCCCTACGCCAACGCCCTGCGCAACGGACACGGTCCGCTGTTCCTTCGCCGTACGGACGGCTGGCTGCTGCCGCTGGACGTGGAGCGCTGGTGTGCCGGAGCGGACGCCGCCGACCTGTCGGCACTGCGCCGTTGCGAGGGCCCCGTCCTGGACATCGGCTGCGGGCCGGGGAGGCTGGTGGCCGCGCTGGCGGCCCGCGGCCACCGCGCGCTCGGCATCGACGTCAGCGCGGCCGCGGTCGACCGCACCCTGCGGCTCGGCGGTTCCGCGCTGCGCCGCTCCGTCTTCGAACCGCTCCCGGGTGAGGGCCGCTGGGGCACCGTGCTGCTCCTCGACGGCAACGTCGGAATCGGCGGCGACCCGTCCGGCCTGCTGCGGCGCACGGCGGACCTGCTGGCCCCGGGCGGACTCCTCATCGCCGAGACCGCGCCGCAGGACATCGACGAGCGGGTCCGTGTGCAGTTGGACGACGGCCGGGCCCCCGCCGCCGGTCCGGCACCGGCCGCCCCCTTCCCGTGGGCCCGGCTCGGCACCTCCGCGCTGCTGCGGTACGCCCGCCCGCACGGCCTGCGCTCCGTCGATCAGTGGGACGCGGACGGCCGCTCGTTCGTCTCCCTGCGGCGCGGCCGGAGCATCCGCGCGACGAGCCAGACACCCGACAGCAGGAACAGCGCGGCCGTGATCAGCAGCCAGTTCCCGAGGAACACGTCGGGGGACAGCCCGCTCGCCCCTTCGTAA
- a CDS encoding acyl-CoA dehydrogenase family protein, which produces MPASPAPHSRPTATTHEVTNQPPPLTGHDVADDPVLIEGVRREGAEWYLDDLHRLGRRAGSEEVQRWADEANRQEPRLRTHDRYGNRIDEVEFHPSYHALMDVAISEGLGGAAWADERRGAHVARAAGFMVWSSAEAGHGCPVSMTYAAVPALRHAPDLAKTYEPLLTSRVYESGLRTPAEKPGLLAGMGMTEKQGGTDVRANTTAAVQQADGTWRLRGHKWFTSAPMNDLFLVLAQAPAGLSCFLVPRVLPDGSRNTFRIQRLKDKLGNRSNASSEPEFDDTVAWLVGDEGRGVRTIIDMVTMTRLDCVLGSAAGTRAALAQATHHVRHRAVFGAKLIDQPLMRNVIGDLALESEAATTLALRLAGAADRAQQGDTQERAFLRLATAVGKYWVCKRQPAAVAEALECLGGNGYDEESGMPRLYREAPLNGIWEGSGNVNALDMLRALSREPESLQALRTEIEAAAGGDRRLDSAWQELRGELALTEDAPLRARRVIERAALVLQGSLLVRHAPAAVADAFCASRLAGDRGLAFGTLPPGTDFTGLLARLPV; this is translated from the coding sequence ATGCCTGCGTCGCCCGCACCCCACAGCCGTCCCACCGCCACCACTCACGAGGTGACGAACCAGCCGCCGCCGCTGACCGGCCACGATGTCGCCGACGACCCGGTGCTGATCGAGGGCGTCCGCCGCGAGGGTGCCGAGTGGTATCTGGACGACCTGCACCGGCTGGGCCGCCGTGCCGGCAGCGAGGAGGTGCAGCGCTGGGCGGACGAGGCGAACCGCCAGGAGCCGAGGCTGCGCACCCACGACCGCTACGGCAACCGGATCGACGAGGTCGAGTTCCACCCCTCGTACCACGCCCTCATGGACGTGGCGATCAGCGAGGGCCTCGGCGGAGCCGCCTGGGCGGACGAGCGACGCGGTGCGCACGTGGCGCGCGCGGCCGGCTTCATGGTGTGGAGCAGCGCGGAAGCGGGCCACGGCTGCCCCGTCTCGATGACTTACGCGGCGGTCCCCGCCCTGCGTCACGCCCCGGACCTCGCCAAGACGTACGAACCCCTGCTGACCAGCCGTGTGTACGAGTCCGGTCTGCGCACCCCCGCCGAGAAGCCCGGGCTGCTCGCAGGCATGGGCATGACGGAGAAGCAGGGCGGCACCGATGTGCGCGCCAACACCACCGCCGCCGTACAACAGGCGGACGGCACCTGGCGGTTGCGCGGGCACAAGTGGTTCACGAGCGCCCCGATGAACGACCTCTTCCTCGTGCTCGCCCAGGCCCCGGCGGGTCTGTCCTGCTTCCTGGTCCCCCGGGTCCTGCCGGACGGCAGCCGCAACACGTTCCGTATCCAGCGCCTCAAGGACAAGCTCGGCAACCGCTCGAACGCCAGCAGCGAGCCCGAGTTCGACGACACGGTGGCCTGGCTCGTCGGCGACGAGGGCCGGGGCGTGCGCACCATCATCGACATGGTCACCATGACGCGCCTGGACTGCGTCCTCGGTTCCGCCGCCGGCACCCGTGCTGCCCTCGCCCAGGCGACGCACCACGTACGTCACCGGGCCGTGTTCGGGGCGAAGCTCATCGACCAGCCCCTGATGCGCAACGTCATCGGAGATCTGGCGCTGGAGTCCGAGGCGGCGACCACGCTGGCCCTGCGCCTGGCCGGGGCGGCGGACCGCGCGCAGCAGGGCGACACACAGGAGCGCGCCTTCCTGCGGCTGGCCACCGCGGTCGGCAAGTACTGGGTGTGCAAGCGCCAGCCGGCCGCAGTCGCCGAGGCCCTCGAATGCCTGGGCGGCAACGGGTACGACGAGGAGTCCGGCATGCCCCGCCTCTACCGCGAGGCCCCGCTCAACGGCATCTGGGAAGGCTCCGGCAACGTCAACGCCCTGGACATGCTGCGCGCCCTTTCCCGTGAGCCGGAGTCGCTCCAGGCCCTGCGCACGGAGATCGAGGCCGCCGCCGGGGGCGACCGCCGTCTGGACTCCGCCTGGCAGGAGCTCCGGGGCGAGCTCGCCCTCACCGAGGACGCCCCGCTCCGCGCCCGCCGGGTCATCGAGCGGGCGGCGCTCGTCCTCCAGGGCTCCTTGCTCGTCCGCCACGCACCGGCCGCCGTCGCCGACGCATTCTGCGCGTCGCGGCTGGCCGGTGACCGCGGACTGGCCTTCGGGACGCTGCCGCCCGGGACGGACTTCACGGGGCTGCTCGCCCGGCTGCCCGTCTGA
- a CDS encoding response regulator transcription factor — MQPTPDPSPPRPAARGHVLVVDDDPTVAEVVTGYLTGAGYEVARASDGPAALEQYAARRPDLAVLDLMLPGMDGFEVCRRMRAQGPVPVIMLTARGDEDDRILGLETGADDYVTKPFSPRELVLRVDSVLRRARAAATPPGRPALLEGAGLVLDPAARSATFAGRALALTLREFDLLAFLLRHPGRVFTREELMRGVWGWDFGDLSTVTVHVRRLRGKVEADPARPELIRTVWGVGYRLDLPPDRPADPDVPVAPTPPAAPTDAGFGAPA; from the coding sequence ATGCAGCCGACCCCGGACCCCTCACCGCCCCGCCCCGCCGCCCGCGGCCACGTACTCGTCGTGGACGACGACCCCACGGTCGCGGAAGTGGTCACCGGCTACCTGACCGGGGCCGGATACGAGGTGGCCCGGGCGTCGGACGGCCCGGCCGCGCTCGAACAGTACGCCGCCCGGCGCCCGGACCTGGCCGTCCTGGATCTGATGCTGCCGGGCATGGACGGATTCGAGGTCTGCCGCCGCATGCGGGCGCAGGGCCCCGTGCCGGTCATCATGCTCACCGCGCGCGGCGACGAGGACGACCGCATCCTCGGTCTGGAGACAGGGGCGGACGACTACGTCACCAAGCCGTTCAGCCCTCGTGAACTCGTCCTGCGCGTCGACTCCGTGCTGCGCCGCGCCCGGGCGGCCGCGACGCCTCCCGGCCGCCCGGCACTGCTGGAGGGCGCGGGCCTCGTCCTGGACCCGGCGGCCCGGAGCGCGACGTTCGCGGGCCGGGCGCTGGCCCTCACCCTGCGGGAGTTCGACCTGCTCGCCTTCCTCCTGCGCCATCCGGGCCGGGTCTTCACCCGGGAGGAGCTGATGCGCGGGGTCTGGGGCTGGGACTTCGGGGACCTGTCGACCGTGACCGTCCACGTCCGCCGGCTGCGCGGGAAGGTCGAGGCCGACCCGGCCCGCCCGGAGCTGATCCGTACCGTCTGGGGCGTCGGCTACCGGCTCGACCTGCCTCCGGACCGGCCGGCTGATCCGGACGTGCCTGTGGCACCCACCCCTCCCGCCGCTCCCACGGATGCGGGTTTCGGAGCGCCGGCATGA
- a CDS encoding TIGR04282 family arsenosugar biosynthesis glycosyltransferase, which yields MNAPESGTPRPAPAGATALLVIAKEPLPGRVKTRLTPPFSPTEAARLAEAALADTLRTVLALPAARRVVVLDGRPGPWLPPGIEVVEQGPGRLDERLAAAFAACTGPTLLIGMDTPQITAADLAPALTPTAWDGCDAWFGPAEDGGFWALGLAEPDPGLLRGVPMSVPETGAVQRRRLVDAGLTVRDLPLLRDVDTAADGAVVAALAPDGRFAAEFARLTRAAVR from the coding sequence ATGAACGCACCCGAGTCCGGCACGCCCCGCCCGGCCCCGGCCGGGGCGACGGCCCTCCTCGTCATCGCGAAGGAGCCGCTGCCCGGCCGGGTGAAGACCCGGCTCACCCCGCCCTTCTCCCCCACCGAGGCCGCGCGCCTCGCCGAAGCGGCGCTGGCCGACACGCTGCGCACCGTCCTGGCTCTGCCCGCCGCGCGGCGGGTGGTCGTCCTCGACGGGAGGCCCGGGCCGTGGCTGCCGCCCGGCATCGAGGTCGTGGAGCAGGGCCCGGGACGTCTCGACGAACGGCTGGCCGCCGCGTTCGCCGCCTGCACCGGGCCGACCCTCCTGATCGGGATGGACACCCCGCAGATCACGGCAGCCGATCTGGCCCCCGCCCTCACCCCCACCGCCTGGGACGGCTGCGACGCCTGGTTCGGCCCCGCCGAGGACGGCGGGTTCTGGGCGCTGGGCCTGGCCGAACCCGACCCCGGACTCCTGCGTGGCGTGCCGATGTCCGTACCCGAGACCGGTGCGGTGCAGCGGCGTCGGCTCGTCGACGCCGGACTGACCGTCCGCGACCTCCCCCTCCTGCGGGACGTGGACACCGCGGCCGACGGCGCGGTCGTCGCCGCACTCGCACCGGACGGACGGTTCGCCGCCGAATTCGCCCGGCTGACCCGGGCGGCGGTCCGATGA
- a CDS encoding glycosyltransferase family 2 protein: MIPPSDTSGPRADLVLPCLDEAAALPAVLASVPPGWRAIVVDNGSTDGSAELARSLGATVVSEPRRGFGAACHAGLLASEAEFVCFCDCDGSLDPGLLAGFVRRVADGESDLLLGRRRPQERGAWPLHARAGNAALARMLRRRTGLRLHDLGPMRAARRADLLALGLTDRRSGYPLQMVVRAADAGLRVTETDVPYLARTGKSKVTGTWRGTWHAVRDMRAVLAEPPVRMGALR; the protein is encoded by the coding sequence GTGATTCCTCCCTCCGATACTTCCGGCCCCCGCGCCGACCTCGTCCTCCCCTGTCTGGACGAGGCCGCCGCCCTGCCCGCGGTGCTGGCCTCGGTCCCTCCCGGCTGGCGGGCGATCGTCGTGGACAACGGTTCGACCGACGGCTCGGCGGAGCTGGCCCGGTCCCTCGGCGCGACGGTGGTGTCCGAACCGCGGCGGGGCTTCGGCGCGGCCTGTCACGCCGGTCTGCTCGCCTCCGAGGCGGAGTTCGTCTGCTTCTGCGACTGCGACGGCTCGCTGGATCCCGGGCTGCTGGCGGGCTTCGTCCGCCGGGTGGCCGACGGCGAGAGCGACCTGCTGCTCGGCCGCCGGCGCCCCCAGGAGCGTGGCGCGTGGCCGCTGCACGCACGGGCGGGCAACGCGGCACTGGCCCGGATGTTGCGCCGTCGCACCGGGCTGCGGCTGCACGACCTGGGGCCGATGCGGGCGGCGCGCCGGGCCGATCTGCTGGCACTCGGTCTCACCGACCGTCGCAGCGGCTACCCGTTGCAGATGGTGGTGCGCGCGGCCGACGCGGGACTGCGCGTCACCGAGACGGACGTCCCCTACCTCGCCCGGACGGGGAAGTCGAAGGTCACCGGCACCTGGCGGGGCACCTGGCACGCGGTGCGTGACATGCGCGCCGTACTGGCGGAGCCACCCGTCCGGATGGGGGCCCTGCGATGA
- a CDS encoding sensor histidine kinase, translated as MTDILLIALFAFLGAAAAGLLGAVVLRISRHRSLVVSLTVVAAVAVTAMLAGTLTVAWAMFLSPHDLTVVTTVVAMAAVVSLVTAMLLGRWVAARSRDLTLAARSFGDGGTFAAPEAPATAELAALTRELAATSAKLDSSRERERALETSRRELVAWISHDLRTPLAGLRAMSEALEDGMAVDSRRYLRQIRTEVERMNDMVGDLFELSRIHAGSLTLSPTRISVYDLVGDALAGADPLAREHGVRLVGDRIEAVPVEVDGKEMSRVLGNLLINAIRRTPADGTVAVAAHRTGGGVVLSVTDGCGGIPEEDLPRVFDTGWRGTHARTPPAGAGLGLAIVRGIVEAHAGRADVRNVTGGCCFEVTLPVA; from the coding sequence ATGACCGACATCCTTCTCATCGCGCTCTTCGCCTTCCTGGGCGCCGCCGCGGCCGGCCTGCTCGGCGCCGTCGTGCTGCGGATCTCCCGGCACCGTTCGCTCGTCGTCTCGCTGACCGTCGTCGCCGCCGTTGCCGTCACCGCGATGCTCGCCGGCACCCTGACCGTCGCCTGGGCGATGTTCCTGTCGCCGCACGACCTCACCGTGGTCACCACCGTCGTCGCCATGGCCGCCGTCGTCTCGCTCGTCACCGCGATGCTGCTGGGCCGCTGGGTCGCGGCGAGGAGCCGCGATCTGACGCTCGCCGCCCGTTCCTTCGGTGACGGCGGGACCTTCGCGGCCCCCGAGGCACCGGCCACCGCCGAACTTGCCGCACTCACCCGCGAACTGGCCGCCACCAGTGCCAAGCTCGACAGTTCGCGCGAGCGGGAGCGCGCTCTGGAGACCTCGCGGCGGGAGCTCGTCGCCTGGATCTCGCACGACCTGCGCACCCCGCTCGCCGGTCTGCGTGCGATGTCCGAGGCGCTGGAGGACGGCATGGCCGTCGACTCACGGCGCTATCTGCGGCAGATACGCACCGAGGTGGAGCGGATGAACGACATGGTCGGCGACCTCTTCGAACTCTCCCGCATCCACGCCGGCTCGCTCACCCTGAGCCCCACCCGGATCTCCGTCTACGACCTGGTGGGCGATGCGCTCGCCGGAGCCGATCCGCTGGCGCGCGAGCACGGGGTCCGGCTGGTCGGCGACCGGATCGAGGCCGTGCCCGTCGAGGTCGACGGCAAGGAGATGAGCCGGGTCCTGGGCAACCTCCTGATCAACGCCATCCGCCGCACCCCCGCCGACGGCACCGTCGCGGTGGCCGCCCACCGCACGGGCGGCGGAGTGGTGCTCTCGGTGACCGACGGCTGCGGCGGCATTCCGGAGGAGGATCTGCCCAGGGTCTTCGACACCGGCTGGCGCGGCACCCATGCCCGTACACCTCCGGCCGGGGCGGGACTCGGACTCGCCATCGTGCGTGGGATCGTCGAGGCGCACGCCGGCCGAGCGGACGTCCGCAACGTCACCGGAGGCTGCTGCTTCGAGGTGACGCTGCCGGTGGCGTGA
- a CDS encoding NAD-dependent epimerase/dehydratase family protein, whose translation MRVLVTGGAGFIGSDIVRTLVSAGHEAVVLDALLPSAHGAGATVPPGAGSGFVVADVRDREAVDRALYGIDAVCHQAAMVGLGKDFADAPDYVGCNDLGTAVLLAAMAGAGVRNLVLAGSMVVYGEGRYDCRLHGPVRPGPRAEADLAEGRFEPRCPSCGTELAPGLVGEDAPVDPRNVYATTKLAQEHLASSWARATGGRAVSLRYHNVYGPGMPRDTPYAGVASFFRSALARGEAPRVFEDGGQRRDFVHVRDVAAANAVALEAVAGRGPGTFTAYNTGSGQPHTIGEMAAALASAHGGPAPVVTGEYRLGDVRHVTADSRRLRDELGWKPAVGFAEGMAGFAAAPLREGAGVAAG comes from the coding sequence ATGCGTGTACTGGTCACCGGCGGCGCCGGGTTCATCGGTTCGGACATCGTGCGGACCCTCGTGTCGGCCGGGCACGAGGCGGTGGTGCTCGACGCCCTGCTCCCCTCGGCGCACGGCGCGGGCGCCACCGTGCCGCCCGGCGCCGGCAGCGGGTTCGTCGTGGCGGACGTGCGCGACCGCGAGGCCGTGGACCGTGCGCTGTACGGCATCGACGCGGTCTGCCACCAGGCGGCGATGGTCGGCCTCGGCAAGGACTTCGCGGACGCGCCGGACTACGTCGGGTGCAACGACCTCGGAACGGCCGTGCTGCTCGCCGCGATGGCGGGCGCGGGGGTGCGGAACCTGGTCCTCGCCGGATCGATGGTGGTCTACGGAGAGGGCCGGTACGACTGCCGGCTCCACGGCCCGGTCCGGCCGGGCCCCCGCGCGGAGGCCGATCTGGCCGAGGGCCGCTTCGAGCCCCGCTGCCCTTCCTGCGGCACGGAACTGGCCCCCGGGCTGGTCGGGGAGGACGCGCCCGTGGACCCGCGCAACGTGTACGCGACGACCAAGCTCGCCCAGGAACACCTCGCCTCCTCCTGGGCCCGGGCGACGGGCGGCCGCGCCGTGTCGCTGCGCTACCACAACGTGTACGGGCCGGGCATGCCGCGCGACACCCCGTACGCCGGTGTCGCCTCCTTCTTCCGTTCGGCCCTGGCCCGGGGCGAGGCGCCGCGCGTCTTCGAGGACGGCGGTCAGCGCCGGGACTTCGTCCATGTGCGGGACGTGGCCGCCGCGAACGCGGTCGCGCTGGAGGCGGTCGCGGGACGCGGGCCCGGCACCTTCACCGCGTACAACACCGGGAGCGGGCAGCCGCACACCATCGGCGAGATGGCCGCCGCCCTGGCCTCGGCCCACGGGGGCCCGGCACCGGTGGTCACCGGTGAGTACCGGCTCGGGGACGTACGCCATGTCACGGCGGACTCGCGGCGGCTGCGCGACGAGCTGGGCTGGAAGCCGGCGGTGGGATTCGCCGAGGGGATGGCGGGGTTCGCGGCGGCACCGCTGCGGGAGGGGGCCGGGGTGGCAGCGGGGTGA